One Sphaeramia orbicularis chromosome 21, fSphaOr1.1, whole genome shotgun sequence DNA window includes the following coding sequences:
- the LOC115412051 gene encoding olfactory receptor 4K3-like encodes MDTEFNETYITLDGYVELHQYKHVYFLIIFIAYVLIICSNFTIVCVIWMHKHLHKPMYIFIAALLLNSVLFSTVIYPKLLTDFLSENQIISELRCRFQGFMYYSLGGSEFMLLAVMAYDRYVCICKPLQYATIMTKTNIIVSLVLAWLIPAGHLVGSLVMTMNWKLCRFTLNGIFCNNAIFSLFCVNSRAQYIFGVIILINVTFIPMLFIVFTYIKILIISFRSSKQVQMKATQTCLPHLLVLITFSCLCAFDVIIIRIEYNFPKTVKLVLILQLVLYHPLFNPIIYGLKMKEIKELLKRMFCPAKLNLCSKAGA; translated from the coding sequence ATGGATACTGAATTTAATGAAACATATATTACTCTTGATGGCTATGTAGAATTGCATCaatataaacatgtttattttcttATCATATTCATAGCCTATGTTCTAATAATCTGCAGTAATTTCACCATTGTCTGTGTTATCTGGATGCACAAACACCTCCATAAGCCTATGTACATTTTTATCGCTGCATTGCTGCTTAACTCTGTTCTTTTCAGTACTGTCATCTACCCAAAGCTCCTAACTGATTTTTTATCTGAAAACCAAATAATATCTGAATTGCGATGTCGGTTTCAGGGTTTTATGTATTACTCTTTAGGAGGTTCAGAATTCATGCTGTTGGCCGTCATGGCTTATGAtaggtatgtgtgtatttgtaaacCTCTGCAATATGCAACTATCATGACAAAAACTAACATTATTGTCAGTTTGGTTTTAGCATGGTTGATACCTGCAGGTCATCTGGTTGGATCACTTGTAATGACTATGAACTGGAAACTCTGTAGGTTCACCTTAAATGGAATTTTCTGTAATAATGCAATTTTCAGTCTTTTCTGTGTAAACTCAAGGGCACAGTATATATTTGGTGTTATAATTCTAATTAATGTTACATTTATTCCTATGCTCTTCATCGTGTTCACATACATAAAGATACTCATAATATCATTTCGAAGTAGCAAACAAGTTCAGATGAAAGCAACACAGACCTGTTTACCACACCTGCTTGTTTTAATCACTTTTAGCTGTTTATGTGCATTTGATGTGATAATaataagaatagaatacaatTTCCCTAAGACTGTTAAATTAGTATTGATTTTACAGTTAGTTCTGTATCATCCTTTGTTTAATCCAATAATATATGGActtaaaatgaaggaaataaaagaACTTCTGAAGAGAATGTTCTGTCCAGCCAAACTGAATTTATGTAGCAAAGCGGGTGCAtaa